A region from the Sphaerodactylus townsendi isolate TG3544 linkage group LG01, MPM_Stown_v2.3, whole genome shotgun sequence genome encodes:
- the LOC125436366 gene encoding uncharacterized protein LOC125436366, with amino-acid sequence MWGQASKPPGRRGLLSSAGSRWPILCACSQGSETPSQDPPPHPPRGQDLSRLTRKAVEAGCGRQDSNTGLGKRRLQVITLSSFVFSYLYQHQTLNTQSQIRTLTLGGGRKRAGRGLLMSSGPPGFCRPLCARPSSRWLSSSRRGACAGPGRQLRRRSPQSCPARLLRWLAGGGGCGLHARHRCCNWGRRALLLLLLLLLLLLLCMERRLADFRAARGATAGPPPAKPPPEAAAAPVTEEEAAQPRREESSQRTHSPEGPAASALPPWWTHYFFVNVTFLKFLLWLVLLGLFVELEFGLPYFVLSMFYWIAYVGTR; translated from the exons ATGTGGGGCCAGGCCTCAAAGCCCCCCGGCCGACGGGGTCTCCTTTCCTCTGCCGGTAGCCGCTGGCCGATCCTGTGCGCTTGCTCCCAAGGAAGCGAGACTCCGTCTcaggaccccccaccccaccccccccgtgGGCAAGACCTGAGCCGGCTGACAAGGAAGGCCGTCGAGGCTGGATGTGGTCGCCAGGACTCCaacacgggcctgggcaaaaggCGGCTCCAG GTTATCACCCTGTCCTCCTTTGTCTTCTCCTATCTTTATCAGCATCAGACTTTGAACACTCAGTCCCAAATACGGACACTGACCTTGGGGGGCGGCAGAAAAAGGGCCGGGCGGGGACTCCTGATGAGCTCCGGCCCCCCAGGCTTTTG CCGGCCCCTTTGCGCGCGCCCGTCGTCGCGCTGGCTCAGTTCCTCGAGGCGGGGCGCCTGTGCAGGTCCAGGCCGGCAGCTCCGGCGACGCAGCCCGCAGAGCTGCCCAGCGCGGCTCCtccgctggctggctggcgggggCGGCTGCGGGCTGCATGCGCGGCACCGCTGCTGCAACTGGGGGCGCcgagcgctgctgctgctgctgctgctgctgctgctgctgctgctctgcatgGAGCGCCGACTGGCCGACTTCCGAGCTGCTCGCGGCGCGACCGCCGGGCCCCCGCCCGCCAAGCCCCCTCCCGAGGCCGCCGCGGCTCCGGTGACCGAAGAAGAGGCCGCCCAGCCCCGCAGGGAG GAATCCAGCCAGAGGACGCACAGCCCCGAAGGCCCAGCCGCGTCAGCCCTGCCGCCGTGGTGGACACACTACTTCTTTGTAAATGTGACCTTTCTGAAGTTTCTCCTGTGGCTTGTCTTGCTGGGACTCTTTGTGGAACTGGAGTTCGGTTTGCCTTATTTTGTCCTCTCCATGTTTTATTGGATCGCATATGTAGGGACCCGGTAA
- the SAYSD1 gene encoding SAYSvFN domain-containing protein 1 — protein MERRLADFRAARGATAGPPPAKPPPEAAAAPVTEEEAAQPRREESSQRTHSPEGPAASALPPWWTHYFFVNVTFLKFLLWLVLLGLFVELEFGLPYFVLSMFYWIYVGTRGPGEQQSREKSAYSVFNPGCEAIQGTLTAEQFERELQYRPLAGR, from the exons atgGAGCGCCGACTGGCCGACTTCCGAGCTGCTCGCGGCGCGACCGCCGGGCCCCCGCCCGCCAAGCCCCCTCCCGAGGCCGCCGCGGCTCCGGTGACCGAAGAAGAGGCCGCCCAGCCCCGCAGGGAG GAATCCAGCCAGAGGACGCACAGCCCCGAAGGCCCAGCCGCGTCAGCCCTGCCGCCGTGGTGGACACACTACTTCTTTGTAAATGTGACCTTTCTGAAGTTTCTCCTGTGGCTTGTCTTGCTGGGACTCTTTGTGGAACTGGAGTTCGGTTTGCCTTATTTTGTCCTCTCCATGTTTTATTGGATCTATGTAGGGACCCGTGGCCCTGGAGAACAACAGAGTCGAGAAAAAAGTGCTTACTCTGTGTTTAACCCAGGCTGTGAGGCTATACAGGGAACGCTCACAGCAGAACAGTTTGAAAGGGAATTGCAGTACCGGCCCTTGGCTGGGAGGTAG